A single Vulpes lagopus strain Blue_001 chromosome 3, ASM1834538v1, whole genome shotgun sequence DNA region contains:
- the LOC121486786 gene encoding helicase SRCAP isoform X1, whose amino-acid sequence MQSSPSPAHPQLPILQTQMVSDGMTGSNPVSPASSSSPASSGAGGISPQHIAQDSSLDGPPGPPDGATVPLEGLSLPQAADLANKGPKWEKSHAEIAEQAKHEAEIETRIAELRKEGFWSLKRLPKVPEPPRPKGHWDYLCEEMQWLSADFAQERRWKRGVARKVVRMVIRHHEEQRQKEERARREEQAKLRRIASTMAKDVRQFWSNVEKVVQFKQQSRLEEKRKKALDLHLDFIVGQTEKYSDLLSQSLNQPLASSKAGSSPCLGSSSAASSPPPPVSRLDDEDGDFQPQEEEEEDDEETIEVEEQQEGNDAETQRREIELLRREGELPLEELLRSLPPQLLGGPSSPSRTPSSRDSDTRDGPEEGGEEEPSQVIQVKPSPSVTQRNKQPWHPDEDDEEFTANEDEAEDEEETIAAEEQLEGEVDHAMELSELAREGELSMEELLQQYAGAYASDASGPGSGSSEEEDEEEVEANSSDCEAEGATEAEEARPEDSSSQSESAEEQSEEEEDEHSEEEETSGSSESEESESEESEESGSQSQADEEEEEDDDFGVEYLLARDEEQSEADGGSGPPTPGPTTTLGPKKEITDIAAAAESLQPKGYTLATTQVKTPIPLLLRGQLREYQHIGLDWLVTMYEKKLNGILADEMGLGKTIQTISLLAHLACEKGNWGPHLIIVPTSVMLNWEMELKRWCPSFKILTYYGAQKERKLKRQGWTKPNAFHVCITSYKLVLQDHQAFRRKNWRYLILDEAQNIKNFKSQRWQSLLNFNSQRRLLLTGTPLQNSLMELWSLMHFLMPHVFQSHREFKEWFSNPLTGMIEGSQEYNEGLVKRLHKVLRPFLLRRVKVDVEKQMPKKYEHVIRCRLSKRQRCLYDDFMAQTTTKETLATGHFMSVINILMQLRKVCNHPNLFDPRPVTSPFITPGICFSTASLVLRATDVHPLQRIDMGRFDLIGLEGRVSRYEAETFLPRHRLSRRVLLEVATAPDPPPRPKPVKMKVNRMLQPVPKQEGRTVVVVNSPRTPIGPVPVRPSPGPEFSAQPTPGPTPPMLPAPLMVSASPVGPPLIPASRPPGPVLLPPLQPNSGPLPQVLPSPLGVLSGTSRPPTPTLSLKPAPPAPVRLSPAPPPGSSSLLKPLTVPPGYTFPSAAATTTSTTTATVSTTAVPASTPAPQRLILSPDMQARLPSGEVVSIGQLASLAQRPVASAGGSKPLTFQIQGNKLTLTGAQVRQLAVGQPRPLQRNVVHLVSAGGQHHLISQPAHVALIQAVAPTPGPTPVSVLPSSTPSTTLAPTGLSLPLAANQVPPTMVNNTGVVKIVVRQAPRDGLTPVPPLAPAPRPPSSGLPAVLTPRPTLTPGRLPTPTLGTARAPIPTSTLVRPLLKLVHSPSPEVSASAPGAAPLTISSPLPVQSSLPGPASSPMPVPNSSPLASPVSSTVSVPVSSSLPISVSTTPPAPASAPLTIPISAPLPVSASGPSLLTNVTPALAPVVSAAPGPPSLAPAGASPSASALTLGLATTPSLSSSQAPGHPLLLAPASSHVPGLNSAVAPACSPVLVPASALANRFPAAPNPAPAQASLLAPAPSASQALATSLAPMVAPQTAILAPSPAPSLAPLPVLAPSPGPAPVLAPSQTPVPVLASSSTPGTPLASASSLVPAPTPVLAPSSTQTMVPAPVPSPLPSPASSQTLALAPALASTPGGSSPSQTLSLGTGNPQGPFPAQTLSLTPASSLVPAPSQTLSLAPGPPLGPSQTLSLAPAPPLTPASPMGPAPAHTLTLAPVSSSASLLTPASVQTLTLSPAPVPVPPLGPAAAQTLALAPASTQAPASQTSSLVVSASGSAPLPVTMVSRLPVAKDEPETLTLRPGPPSPPSTATSFSGPRPRRQPPPPPRSPFYLDSLEEKRKRQRSERLERIFQLSEAHGALAPVYGTEVLDFCTLPQPVASPIGPRSPGPSHPTFWTYTEAARQAVLFPQQRLDQLSEIIERFIFVMPPVEAPPPSLHACHPPPWLAPRQAAFQEQLACELWPRARPLHRIVCNMRTQFPDLRLIQYDCGKLQTLAVLLRQLKAEGHRVLIFTQMTRMLDVLEQFLTYHGHLYLRLDGSTRVEQRQALMERFNADKRIFCFILSTRSGGVGVNLTGADTVVFYDSDWNPTMDAQAQDRCHRIGQTRDVHIYRLISERTVEENILKKANQKRMLGDMAIEGGNFTTAYFKQQTIRELFDMPLEEPSGSSVPSAPEEEEETVASKQTHILEQALCRAEDEEDIRAATQAKAEQVAELAEFNENDGFPAGEGEEANRPGVDDEEMSRAEQEIAALVEQLTPIERYAMKFLEASLEEVSREELKQAEEQVEAARKDLDQAKEEVFRLPQEEEEGPGAGDEVSCGTGGGSHRRSKKAKAPERPGTRVSERLRGARAETQGANHTPVTSTHHTRSISTPPRCSPARERVPRPAPRPRPPPASAPAVIPAPIPVPIPAPIPISAPNPITMLPVHILPSPPLPPSQIPPSCSSACTPPPACTPPPAHTPPPTQTSLSTPSSPLLLGLPSVPVSPPVTNLPLGLGPETELCAQALASTESPELADVASSETSPLTLVPPKDLLPVAVEILPISEKNLSLASSAPSPTLEADSVPNGQEQEVPEPAEGTILTVLPDGEEVPSCLSESNGLDLPPSAASDELLQEPLEADKSSEELVEAQTPTSSPEKPQELVSAEVAAPSTSSSATSSPESPSPARPPRRRTSADVEIRGQGAGRPGQSPGPKVLRKLPGRLVTVVEEKELVRRRRQQRGTASTLVPGVSETGASPGSPSARSMSGPESSPPTSGPCEAAPPSTLPTPTQQPFIARRRIELGVTGGGSPENGEGALLAITPPAVKRRRGRPPKKNRSPADAGRGVDEVPSSALKGKTNGADPVPGAETLIVAEPVLGPQLSLGPQPIHRPEPIILSPVEKRRRGRPPKARDLPLPGTISSPGDGNLESRTQPLPLPPPLPPLPPLLACPTATVANTVTNLTISTSPPKRKRGRPPKNPPSPRPSQLPVLDRDSSSVLESCGLGRRRQPQGQGESEGSSSDEDGSRPLTRLARLRLEAEGMRGRKSEGSMVVAVIQDDLDLADSGPGGLELTPPVVSLAPKLRSTRLRPGSLVPPLETEKVPRKRAGAPVGGGPGLAKRGRLQPPSPLGPEGSVEESEAEASGEEEEVDGTPRRRPGPRRLGGAANQGDQRILRSSAPPHLAGPTISHRGRKAKT is encoded by the exons ATGCagagcagcccctcccctgctcaccctCAGCTCCCAATCTTGCAGACACAG atgGTGTCGGACGGCATGACAGGCAGCAATCCTGTGTCCCCTGCCTCATCCAGTTCCCCAGCCTCTAGTGGGGCAGGCGGCATCTCCCCCCAGCATATAGCTCAAGATTCCTCTCTGGATGGACCTCCAGGGCCCCCAGATGGTGCCACAGTGCCCCTGGAGGGGCTCAGCTTACCCCAGGCTGCTGACCTGGCTAACAAGGGCCCAAAGTGGGAGAAGAGCCATGCTGAGATTGCAGAGCAGGCCAAGCAT GAGGCTGAGATTGAGACTCGGATTGCTGAGCTGCGGAAAGAGGGTTTCTGGTCACTGAAAAGGCTGCCTAAAGTGCCAGAGCCTCCCCGCCCCAAAGGCCACTGGGACTATCTATGTGAGGAGATGCAGTGGCTCTCTGCTGACTTTGCTCAGGAGCGTCGTTGGAAACGGGGTGTGGCTCGTAAG GTTGTGCGCATGGTCATCCGGCATCACGAGGAGCAGCGGCAGAAGGAGGAACGGGCTCGGAGAGAAGAGCAGGCCAAGCTGCGCCGAATTGCCTCCACCATGGCCAAAGATGTCAGGCAATTCTGGAGCAATGTGGAGAAG GTGGTGCAATTCAAGCAGCAGTCCCGGCTTGAGGAAAAGCGTAAAAAAGCTCTGGACCTGCACCTGGACTTCATTGTGGGGCAGACTGAAAAGTACTCAGACCTTTTATCTCAGAGCCTCAACCAGCCACTAGCATCCAGCAAAGCTGGCTCTTCCCCTTGTCTAGGCTCTTCCTCAGCTGCCTCTAGTCCTCCACCCCCGGTTTCCCGGCTGGACGATGAAG ATGGGGACTTCCAACcccaagaggaggaggaagaggatgatgAGGAGACAATTGAGGTTGAAGAACAACAGGAAGGCAATGATGCAGAGACCCAGAGGCGTGAGATTGAGCTGCTTCGACGTGAGGGAGAATTGCCATTGGAAGAGCTGCTCCGTTCCCTCCCCCCTCAGCTGCTAGGAGGGCCTTCCAGCCCCTCGAGGACCCCCTCATCTCGTGACAGTGATACCCGAGATGGGCCTGAAGAAGGTGGTGAAGAAGAGCCCTCTCAGGTGATACAG GTGAAACCCTCACCCTCTGTTACACAGCGCAACAAACAGCCGTGGCATCCAGATGAGGATGACGAAGAATTTACTGCCAATGAGGATGAAG cgGAGGATGAAGAGGAAACTATAGCGGCTGAGGAGCagttggaaggggaggtggaccaTGCCATGGAGCTGAGCGAGTTGGCTCGAGAAG GTGAGCTATCTATGGAAGAGCTCTTGCAGCAGTATGCGGGAGCCTATGCTTCTGACGCCTCTGGCCCAGGCTCTGGGAGTAGCGAAGAAGAGGACGAGGAGGAGGTTGAGGCTAACAGCTCTGACTGTGAAGCAGAGGGGGCCACAGAGGCTGAAGAGGCTCGTCCTGAGGACAGTAGCAGTCAGTCAG AATCTGCTGAAGAGCAAagtgaagaagaggaagatgagcATTCAGAGGAGGAAGAAACCAGCGGGAGTTCAGAATCAGAGGAATCTGAGTCTGAGGAGTCTGAGGAGTCTGGATCACAGAGCCAGgcagatgaggaagaggaggaagatgatgaCTTTGGGGTGGAATACTTGCTTGCCCGGGATGAAGAGCAGAGTGAGGCAGATGGGGGCAGTGGACCTCCTACCCCAGGACCCACCACTACTCTAGGACCTAAGAAGGAGATTACTGACATCGCTGCGGCAGCTGAAAGTCTTCAGCCCAAGGGTTACACCTTGGCCACTACCCAG GTGAAGACACCCATCCCCTTGCTCCTGCGGGGCCAGCTCCGGGAGTACCAACACATTGGGCTGGACTGGCTGGTTACTATGTATGAGAAGAAGCTTAATGGTATTCTTGCTGATGAGATGGGGCTAGGCAAGACAATCCAGACCATCTCCCTGCTTGCCCACTTGGCCTGTGAAAAAG GTAACTGGGGTCCCCATTTGATCATTGTCCCCACCAGTGTGATGCTGAACTGGGAGATGGAGCTGAAACGGTGGTGCCCCAGCTTTAAAATCCTCACTTACTATGGAGCCCAGAAAGAGAGGAAGCTCAAGCGGCAG GGCTGGACCAAGCCCAATGCCTTCCATGTGTGTATCACGTCTTACAAGCTGGTGCTGCAGGACCACCAGGCCTTCCGCCGTAAGAACTGGCGCTATCTCATTCTGGATGAGGCTCAGAACATCAAGAACTTCAAGTCACAGCGTTGGCAGTCACTGCTCAACTTCAACAG CCAGAGACGCCTGCTCCTTACAGGAACTCCATTGCAGAACAGCCTCATGGAGCTGTGGTCTTTGATGCACTTTTTGATGCCCCATGTCTTCCAGTCTCATCGAGAGTTTAAAGAATGGTTCTCTAACCCCCTAACTGGCATGATTGAGGGCAGCCAAGAGTACAATGAAGGTCTAGTCAAACGCCTCCACAAG GTTTTGCGGCCTTTTTTGCTGCGGCGAGTTAAGGTGGATGTTGAGAAGCAGATGCCTAAAAAGTATGAGCATGTTATCCGCTGCCGGCTCTCCAAGCGTCAGCGCTGCCTCTATGATGACTTCATGGCACAGACCAC AACTAAGGAGACCCTAGCCACAGGCCATTTCATGAGTGTCATCAACATTTTGATGCAGCTGCGAAAAGTCTGCAATCATCCAAACCTGTTTGACCCTCGACCTGTTACCTCCCCCTTCATCACCCCAGGAATTTGTTTCAGCACCGCATCTCTGGTGCTCAGGGCCACTGATGTCCACCCCCTTCAG CGGATAGACATGGGTCGGTTTGATCTTATTGGCCTGGAGGGTCGTGTCTCTAGATATGAGGCTGAGACATTTCTACCCCGTCACCGCCTATCCCGCCGGGTACTGCTAGAAGTGGCTACAGCTcctgaccccccaccccggcccaaACCAGTCAAGATGAAGGTTAACAG GATGCTGCAGCCAGTGCCCAAGCAGGAAGGCCggacagtggtggtggtgaacAGCCCACGGACCCCCATTGGCCCTGTACCCGTCCGACCCTCTCCAGGCCCTGAGTTCTCCGCCCAGCCCACCCCTGGCCCAACACCTCCAATGCTGCCAGCACCACTGATGGTGTCAGCTTCTCCTGTTGGGCCCCCACTTATTCCGGCATCCCGGCCTCCTGGCCCTGTTCTATTGCCCCCACTGCAGCCAAACAGTGGGCCTCTTCCCCAGG TGTTGCCATCCCCCCTGGGGGTCCTTAGTGGGACCTCACGACCTCCTACACCAACCCTGTCCTTGAAGCCAGCCCCACCTGCACCTGTTCGCTTAAGCCCTGCTCCACCTCCAGGCTCCTCCAGCCTGTTGAAGCCCCTGACAGTGCCACCAGGCTACACTTTCCCttctgctgctgccaccaccacctctaCTACCACAGCCACTGTTTCCACCACGGCAGTGCCAGCTTCTACTCCTGCACCACAGCGCCTCATCTTGTCTCCTGATATGCAGGCTCGCCTGCCCT CAGGTGAAGTGGTCAGCATCGGGCAGTTGGCCTCACTGGCACAACGTCCAGTGGCTAGTGCAGGAGGAAGCAAACCTCTCACCTTCCAAATCCAGGGCAACAAGCTGACTTTGACTGGTGCGCAGGTGCGCCAGCTTGCTGTGGGGCAGCCCCGCCCGCTGCAAA GGAATGTGGTGCACCTGGTGTCAGCAGGGGGGCAGCACCACCTCATCAGCCAGCCTGCCCATGTGGCTCTCATCCAGGCCGTGGCCCCGACCCCTGGCCCCACCCCTGTCTCTGTGCTGCCTTCTTCGACCCCCAGCACCACCCTTGCCCCCACTGGCCTCAGCCTTCCGCTTGCTGCTAACCAGG TGCCACCAACCATGGTGAATAATACAGGCGTGGTGAAGATTGTAGTGAGACAGGCCCCTCGGGATGGACTGACTCCTGTTCCTCCACTGGCCCCAGCACCCCGGCCTCCGAGTTCTGGGCTTCCAGCTGTGTTGACTCCACGCCCCACATTAACCCCTGGCCGGCTACCCACACCTACTCTGGGTACTGCCCGGGCCCCCATCCCCACGTCCACTCTGGTGAGGCCTCTTCTCAAGCTGGTCCACAGTCCTTCGCCCGAAGTCAGTG CTTCAGCACCCGGAGCTGCTCCCTTGAccatctcttctcctctccctgtgcAGTCCTCACTCCCTGGGCCAGCCTCTTCTCCAATGCCAGTTCCCAACTCCTCTCCTCTTGCTAGTCCTGTGTCCTCTACAGTCTCCGTTCCAGTGTCATCTTCACTTCCCATCTCTGTTTCCACCAcgcctcctgccccagcctcagCTCCACTCACCATCCCCATCTCAGCCCCCTTGCCTGTTTCGGCCTCTGGCCCATCTCTGTTGACCAATGTGACTCCAGCACTGGCACCTGTTGTCTCAGCGGCTCCTGGACCTCCTTCTTTGGCACCAGCTGGGGCTTCCCCATCAGCGTCAGCTTTGACTCTAGGTTTGGCCACAACTCCATCCCTGTCTTCATCTCAGGCACCTGGTCACCCTCTGTTGTTGGCTCCAGCCTCTTCACATGTTCCAGGCTTGAACTCAGCTGTGGCCCCAGCATGTTCACCTGTCCTGGTACCAGCTTCTGCTCTGGCCAATCGTTTTCCGGCAGCACCAAATCCAGCTCCAGCTCAGGCTTCCCTTCTGGCTCCAGCACCTTCTGCATCTCAGGCTCTAGCCACCTCTCTGGCTCCCATGGTGGCTCCACAGACAGCAATCCTggctccttctccagctccttccctggctcctctTCCAGTCCTGGCTCCATCACCAGGTCCTGCTCCCGTCCTGGCTCCATCGCAGACTCCAGTTCCAGTTCTGGCTTCATCATCTACTCCGGGAACTCCTTTAGCTTCAGCTTCTTCACTGGTGCCAGCCCCAACTCCTGTGTTGGCTCCATCATCAACTCAGACTATGGTACCAGCCCCGGTTCCGTCGCCTCTCCCAAGCCCAGCTTCTTCGCAGACACTGGCCTTAGCCCCAGCTTTAGCATCCACTCCTGGTGGCTCATCTCCATCTCAGACCCTCTCTTTGGGAACGGGGAACCCTCAGGGGCCTTTTCCAGCTCAGACATTATCACTGACTCCAGCATCATCCCTAGTACCAGCTCCATCGCAGACGCTGTCTTTGGCGCCAGGACCACCACTGGGTCCATCGCAGACGCTGTCTTTGGCTCCAGCACCCCCTTTGACTCCAGCTTCTCCGATGGGCCCAGCCCCAGCTCACACACTGACTTTGGCTCCAGTATCGTCATCTGCTTCACTCCTGACCCCAGCTTCGGTGCAAACATTGACCTTGAGTCCTGCCCCTGTTCCGGTGCCACCCTTGGGCCCAGCTGCAGCCCAGACTCTGGCGCTAGCCCCAGCCTCAACACAGGCCCCAGCTTCCCAGACATCCTCCCTTGTGGTTTCAGCATCTGGATCTGCTCCCTTGCCTGTCACCATGGTATCCCGGCTGCCTGTTGCCAAGGATGAGCCTGAGACACTGACATTGCGCCCCggtccccccagccctccctccacTGCTACCTCGTTCAGTGGTCCCCGGCCTCGACGccagcccccaccaccacctcgtTCCCCTTTCTATCTG GATTCTCTGGAGGAAAAGCGGAAGCGGCAGCGGTCTGAACGCCTGGAACGGATTTTCCAACTTAGTGAGGCTCATGGGGCCCTGGCACCTGTGTATGGGACTGAAGTCCTGGATTTCTGTACCCTGCCCCAACCTGTTGCCAGCCCCATCGGCCCTCGTTCTCCTGGCCCCAGCCACCCCACCTTTTGGACTTATACCGAGGCTGCCCGCCAGGCTGTACTGTTTCCCCAGCAACGACTAGACCAGCTGTCAGAAATCATTGAGAG GTTCATCTTTGTCATGCCTCCTGTGGAGGCACCTCCCCCTTCCCTGCATGCCTGCCACCCACCTCCTTGGCTGGCCCCACGTCAGGCAGCCTTCCAGGAGCAATTGGCTTGTGAGCTCTGGCCCCGAGCTCGTCCTTTGCACCGTATTGTGTGTAACATGCGCACCCAGTTCCCTGACTTGAGGCTCATCCAGTATGATTGTG GAAAGTTGCAAACATTGGCAGTGCTGTTGCGACAGCTAAAGGCGGAGGGCCACCGGGTGCTCATATTCACCCAGATGACCCGGATGCTGGATGTATTGGAACAGTTTCTCACCTACCATGGCCACCTCTACTTGCGTCTGGATGGGTCTACTAGAGTTGAACAGAGACAG gcTTTGATGGAACGATTCAATGCAGACAAACGCATATTTTGCTTCATCCTTTCAACTCGgagtgggggtgtgggtgtgAACCTGACAGGAGCAGACACTGTCGTTTTTTATGACAGCGACTGGAATCCCACCATGGATGCGCAGGCCCAGGATCGCTGCCACCGAATTGGCCAAACCCGAGATGTCCACATTTACAG ACTTATCAGTGAACGGACAGTGGAGGAGAACATCCtaaaaaaggcaaatcaaaagaGAATGTTGGGAGACATGGCCATTGAGGGAGGCAACTTCACCACAGCCTATTTTAAACAG CAGACCATCCGAGAGCTGTTTGATATGCCCCTGGAAGAGCCATCTGGCTCATCTGTGCCCTCTGCCcctgaagaggaggaagagactgTGGCCAGCAAGCAGACCCATATCCTGGAGCAG GCACTATGTCGTGCAGAGGATGAAGAGGATATCCGTGCAGCCACCCAGGCCAAGGCTGAACAGGTGGCTGAGCTGGCAGAATTCAATGAGAATGACGGGTTTCCCGCTGGTGAGGGAGAGGAGGCCAACCGGCCTGGTGTGGATGATGAAGAGATGTCCCGAGCTGAGCAGGAAATCGCTGCCCTTGTAGAACAG CTGACCCCGATTGAGCGCTATGCCATGAAATTCCTGGAAGCCTCACTGGAGGAGGTGAGCCGAGAGGAACTCAAGCAGGCAGAA GAGCAAGTGGAAGCTGCCCGCAAGGACCTGGACCAAGCCAAGGAGGAGGTGTTCCGCCTAccccaagaggaggaggaggggccaggggctggggatgaGGTTTCCTGTGGGACTGGTGGAGGCAGTCACCGGCGCAGTAAGAAGGCCAAGGCCCCCGAAAGGCCAGGGACTCGCGTCAGTGAGCGTCTTCGTGGAGCCCGGGCTGAGACTCAAGGGGCAAACCACACTCCTGTCACATCCACCCATCATACCCGCAGCATTTCCACACCCCCACGCTGCAGCCCTGCCAGGGAGAGAGTTCCCCGGCCAGCACCTAGGCCTCGACCCCCTCCAGCTTCAGCTCCTGCTGTAATTCCTGCCCCAATCCCTGTTCCAATCCCTGCCCCAATCCCCATTTCAGCCCCAAACCCTATAACCATGCTTCCTGTTCATATCTTGCCTTCTCCCCCACTTCCTCCTTCACAGATTCCTCCCTCTTGTTCTTCTGCCTgtacccctcctcctgcctgtacTCCTCCACCAGCTCataccccacctcccacccagaCCTCTCTTTCaactccttcctcccctctcctgcttgGTCTACCTTCTGTGCCTGTCTCCCCCCCAGTCACCAACCTCCCCTTGGGCTTGGGGCCTGAGACAGAGCTTTGTGCACAAGCATTGGCATCTACCGAGTCCCCGGAGCTGGCTGATGTGGCCAGTTCCGAGACTTCCCCGCTTACTCTTGTGCCCCCTAAGGATCTGTTGCCAGTTGCTGTTGAGATCCTGCCTATATCAGAGAAGAACCTTTCTCTCGCCTCTTCTGCACCTAGCCCAACCCTGGAGGCTGACAGCGTCCCCAACGGTCAAGAGCAGGAAGTGCCAGAGCCTGCTGAGGGGACCATCCTCACAGTGCTGCCTGATGGTGAGGAGGTGCCCTCGTGTCTGAGTGAGAGCAATGGGCTGGATCTCCCACCTTCAGCAGCATCTGATGAGCTACTTCAGGAGCCATTGGAGGCTGACAAGAGCTCAGAAGAGCTGGTGGAGGCCCAGACCCCAACCTCCAGCCCAGAGAAGCCACAGGAACTTGTTTCAGCAGAGGTCGCAGCCCCATCCACCTCATCCTCCGCCACCTCCTCACCTGAGAGTCCTTCACCTGCCCGGCCCCCTCGGCGTCGCACCAGTGCTGATGTAGAAATTAGGGGTCAGGGGGCTGGTCGGCCAGGGCAGTCTCCAGGCCCCAAAGTTCTCCGCAAGCTGCCAGGACGGCTGGTGACTGTGGTAGAGGAGAAGGAACTGGTGAGGCGACGGCGACAGCAGCGGGGAACTGCCAGCACCCTAGTGCCTGGGGTCTCTGAGACTGGTGCCAGCCCAGGAAGCCCATCTGCCCGCAGCATGTCAGGGCCAGAATCCTCACCTCCCACCAGTGGGCCCTGTGAAGCTGCTCCCCCATCCACACTGCCCACCCCAACTCAGCAACCCTTCATAGCTCGCCGTCGCATTGAGCTAGGGGTGACTGGTGGGGGCAGCCCAGAGAATGGAGAAGGGGCACTGCTTGCCATCACCCCTCCTGCTGTGAAACGTCGGAGGGGGAGGCCCCCCAAGAAGAACAGGTCTCCAGCAGATGCTGGGCGAGGGGTGGATGAGGTACCTTCATCTGCCCTTAAGGGAAAAACCAATGGGGCTGACCCAGTCCCTGGGGCCGAGACCCTTATTGTTGCGGAGCCTGTCCTGGGACCCCAGCTTAGTCTTGGACCCCAGCCAATTCACAGACCCGAGCCCATCATCCTATCACCTGTGGAGAAAAGAAGGCGTGGGCGGCCCCCTAAGGCACGAGATTTGCCCCTTCCTGGGACCATTTCCTCTCCAGGGGATGGCAACTTAGAGAGCCGGACACAGCCACTCCCGCTAccacctcccctgccaccacTCCCACCACTCCTAGCCTGTCCCACTGCTACTGTCGCCAACACTGTCACCAATCTCACCATTTCAACATCCCCACCCAAGCGGAAGCGGGGCCGACCTCCCAAGAATCCACCGTCACCTCGGCCCAGCCAGCTCCCTGTCTTGGACCGTGACAGCTCTTCTGTCCTTGAGAGCTGTGGATTGGGGAGGCGGCGGCAACCCCAGGGCCAGGGGGAGAGTGAGGGTAGTTCCTCTGATGAGGACGGAAGCCGCCCCCTCACCCGCCTGGCCCGCCTGCGGCTTGAAGCAGAGGGAATGCGGGGACGAAAGAGTGAAGGGTCCATGGTGGTGGCTGTAATTCAGGATGACCTGGATTTAGCAGATAGCGGGCCAGGCGGGTTAGAATTGACACCTCCCGTGGTCTCGTTAGCTCCAAAACTGCGTTCGACCCGGCTGCGTCCAGGGTCTCTAGTCCCCCCACTAGAGACTGAGAAGGTGCCTCGCAAACGGGCAGGGGCACCAGTTGGCGGGGGTCCTGGGCTGGCAAAGCGGGGCCGCTTACAGCCCCCAAGTCCCCTAGGGCCTGAAGGTTCAGTAGAGGAGTCTGAGGCTGAAGCCtcaggtgaggaggaggaagtagaTGGGACCCCACGTCGCCGGCCTGGCCCCCGCCGACTTGGTGGGGCCGCTAACCAAGGGGACCAGCGCATCCTGCGCAGcagtgcccctccccacctggctgGCCCTACCATTAGTCACAGAGGCCGAAAGGCCAAGACGTGA